GGCGGCTTTCGCTTCTTCGGTCATGTGCACGAGTCCACCGCCACGGTCCCGCTCCTGTCCAAGACCCGTTCCGCGAGGCCGATACCCGCTGGGTATCGTCGCAGGGTGGAGCTGCGGACCTTGCGTTACTTCGTGGCCGTCGCCGAAGAACTCCACTTCGGCCGGGCCGCCACTCGGCTGCACATGAGTCAGCCGCCGCTGAGCCGGGCGATCAAGCGGCTGGAGGCCGACATCGGGGCGCCCCTCTTCGACCGCGCACCCACCGGCGTCACGCTTACGCCGGTAGGCGCGGTGCTCCTCGACGAGGCGCGGGCCCTGCTCGACCACGCCGAGCGGGTCCGGGTACGCGTCGGTGCGGCGGCCGGCGACACGCGCATCACGGTCGGCATCCTGGGCGACGGCACCGACCCGGGGGTGTCAAGGCTGGCCGCCGCCTACCGCCGTGACCACCCCGGTGTCGACATCCGCGTCCGCGACGCCGACCTGACCGACCCGACGTGCGGGCTGCGCGCCGGAACTGTCGACATCGCCCTGACCCGCGCGCCGTTCGACGAGACGGCGCTGACGGTGCGCACGCTGCGGGCCGATCCGGTCGGCGTGGTCCTGCGCGCCGACGATCCGCTCGCCGGCCGCGACCGGCTGCGGCTGGCCGAGCTGAGCGACCGCCGCTGGTTCCAGTTCCCTGAGGGCACCGATCCCGTGTGGCAGGCCTACTGGAACGGCGGCACCCGGCGCGAGGGTCCGGTGGTGCGCGCCGTCCAGGAGTGCCTGCAGGCCGTGCTGTGGAACGGCACCGTGGGCCTTGCTCCGCTCGGCCACGACCTGCCGGGCGAACTGGCCGTCGTGCCGCTGACCGACATGGCCCCGAGTCGAGTGGTCGCGGTGTGGAACGAGGGTGACACCAACCCGCTGATCCGGTCCCTCGTCGAGATCGCCACGGCGGCGTACCGGCGCTGAGCACGGCCGCCGCTGCGGCTCCGCCGGA
Above is a genomic segment from Streptomyces collinus Tu 365 containing:
- a CDS encoding LysR family transcriptional regulator encodes the protein MELRTLRYFVAVAEELHFGRAATRLHMSQPPLSRAIKRLEADIGAPLFDRAPTGVTLTPVGAVLLDEARALLDHAERVRVRVGAAAGDTRITVGILGDGTDPGVSRLAAAYRRDHPGVDIRVRDADLTDPTCGLRAGTVDIALTRAPFDETALTVRTLRADPVGVVLRADDPLAGRDRLRLAELSDRRWFQFPEGTDPVWQAYWNGGTRREGPVVRAVQECLQAVLWNGTVGLAPLGHDLPGELAVVPLTDMAPSRVVAVWNEGDTNPLIRSLVEIATAAYRR